DNA sequence from the Geobacter sp. AOG2 genome:
TGGCCTACTCTTCAGTAGCCCACTTGGGGTTCGTCATGTTGGGGGTATTTGCCTTCAATAGTCAGGGCATCACCGGGGGCTTGCTGCAGATGCTCAACCACGGCGTCTCCACCGGCGCGCTGTTCCTTATCGTCGGCTTCATTTATGAACGTCGGCATACCCGCCTGATTACGGATTTCGGCGGTCTCTCCAAGCAGATGCCGATCTTTGCCACCATCTTCATGATCGTGACCCTCTCCTCCATCGGCCTGCCCGGCACCAACGGGTTCGTGGGAGAGTTCCTGATACTCCTGGGTTCCTTCGAGAGTGGTTTGCGCTGGTGGGCAGTGGTCGCCTCCAGCGGCGTGATCCTTTCGGCCGTCTACATGCTCTGGATGTTCCAGCGGGTCATGTTCGGCGAGTTGGACAACCCCAAGAACCAGAAACTTAGTGACTTGAACGCTCGCGAAATAGCCATAATGGTGCCGCTTATTGCCTTGATCTTCATCATGGGGGTCTACCCCAACCCATTTATCGAGAAGATGGATCCAGCCATACAGAAGCTGATTGCTCAGACCAAACCTACCGGTATGTCGGCTCAGCAGATGCCGTCGATGCAAGGATTGCCCGCCGGGCATCCTGCAATGCCCGGCATGGCAGTACCGGCAGTGGAGCAGACCGCACCGGCGGCAGAAAATCCGAACGAAGTCAAGTAACGACACGAGTCAACCCGACCGGAGGATATATTAGATGGACATGATTACAATTCCAGCCGTCAGCATGACCCCGATCCTGCCGGAGATATTCCTCTCCGCGCTTGCCATGGCCCTGCTACTGATCAACGTCTTTGTTCCCAGCAAGCAGAAGTCTTACTTGGGGTATATCAGTTTCATCGGCGTGGTGGTGGCGGCAATCCTGGTGGGGGCCGGATGGGGTGGGCCGGCTGAGAGCAGCTTTAGCGGTTCGGTTGTTCAGGATAACTTCGCCACCTTTTTCAAGATGATCTTCCTGGTATCCGCCGGTCTGGCGATCCTTATCTCCGACCAATATATGGAGCGGGAAGGATGCAACCATGGCGAGCTTTACCCGCTGATTCTCTTCACCGTGGTGGGTATGATGCTGATGGCGGCAGGAACCGACCTGATGACGATTTTCCTCGGACTGGAGGTCATGTCCGTAGCCCTGTATGTTCTGGCCGGTTTCAATCGTGCCAATACGAAGTCGAACGAGGCCGGTCTTAAATACTTCCTTCTGGGCTGTTTTTCCACCGGTTTTCTGCTCTATGGAATGGCCCTGACCTATGGTGCCACCGGCACCACCCGTATCGCCAAGATTGCTGCAATCGTCGGGCAGATGACGGTGCCTTCCGCTAACATCATGCTGGTGGCCGGCATGCTTCTGATGCTGACCGGTTTTGCTTTCAAGGTTGCTGCAGCGCCGTTTCACATGTGGACTCCCGATGTCTATGAGGGGGCTCCGACCCCCATGACGGCCTTCATGTCGGCCGGCCCCAAAGCTGCCGGCTTCGCAGCCGCCCTGAGGATTTTCCTTGTAGCCCTCCCGACCCTTCAGGTGGAATGGAGCCAGGTCCTGTGGGTATTGGCCGTTTTGACCATGACGGTCGGCAATATCACCGCGTTGCGCCAGGACAACATCAAACGCATGCTGGCCTACTCGTCCATCGCCCATGCCGGCTATGCCCTGGTCGGTTTCGCCGCCGGTAACGGCACCGGCACCGCCGGTATCCTGTTCTACATGCTCTCCTACGCCTTTATGAATATCGGCGCTTTCGCAGTGATCATCCTGATCGGCAAAAAGGGTGAATCCAACGGCTCGGTCATGGACTTCGCCGGCCTCGGCTTCAAGCACCCCGTCTTGGCGGTGGCCATGTCCGTGTTCCTGTTCTCGTTGGCCGGTATGCCCCCCACGGCCGGTTTCATCGGAAAGTTTTACTTGTTCTCCGGTGCCATCCAGAAGGGTTATATCGGGCTCGCCATCATCGGCGTTCTTAACAGCGCCGCATCGGTTTACTATTACCTGCGTGTGATGGTCTATATGTATATGAAGGAGCCGACCGAGGACTTCGAGTGGACCCGGGTCAGCGCCCCCATCGCCCTTTCATTGCTCATTTCCGTGGCCGGTTCGTTGATCCCCGGCATCGTGCCGTCGGTAATCCTTCAGTTCGCCGAGCAGGCAATAAAACTCATCTGATCATTGACCGCAATCTCGAAATGAAAAGGGCGGCCTTCGTAGCGAGGCCGCCCTTTTTATTTTGTTCTAAAACCCTGACTCCTTGACATCTGAAAGGATTCTCTCTTACCAGCCTCCACCCTGCCGCGATGCCGGCACGGTCGGCAGCGCGACGGGGTGCCGCATGGGCGGCGACGGATTGGGCTCATCAGGCATGCCGCTCGCTCAGTCTTCACTGATTCAAAATAAAACGAGTCATCAGTGGAAGGTTGGAGTCTTTTCCTGAATAAGGACATAGGGACTGACGATTAGCATGGCAAATTTTTTATGCCGATTGCCGTCCCAGGCGTGTATTTGCGACTCGGTTGGCTTGCCGATCATGCCGGCGCTGATCCAGTCTGCGATTATCTCGGTGTCGTCGTCAGCCACCCGCAAGGCGGCATCGGCCAGATCAAGGCTGTCAGCGACCAGGATGATGCCTCCCCGCTCCAGATGGGCGCGAAGCCAATTCCATTCTGCCTCGTCGATTGAAAGCGCCAAATCCTCTTTGCTCAATTTCATTGGAAACCCTTTTCCCCGCACCATTTCGTGCACGGTAAGAGATGTTCTTGACAAATATATCACACTGTTTGTGTATTTGTATCAGGCTACACAGATAAAGTCGAGCCCTTCCCGCAGACCCATCGGCTGAACCAGCTGTCTGAATTCTTCGCGGGCGCCGCGAACGCCGATGGCGACCAGCATCATTTCTCCTGACAGACGCAACTGGTGCGGATGGATGACCGGAGCACCGTGCAGTTGGCGGCCAATTTTGCGGGGATCCACATCAAGCCAGCAAGACACTTCGATGCCTTTTGTCATCAGCAGGCGTTGCCAGGCACGCCCCTCCTGGCCTGCCCCGGCCATGATCAAGGTTCTCCGGCCTGCAAGAAATCCGGAGATGAGGTGGTCCAGCTTGCAGGCGCGGAAGGCGTTTGCCGCATACTCGCCCATGGTACGGGTTGCTCGATCGGGATGGTCGCGCCAGAAGAACAGTGCCTGCGCCAGACGGCTAAAACGAGTGCCGGCTGCCGCCATGCGCAGCCAGAGGTCATAATCTTCGGGCCATCCGCAGTCGCGATAGCCTCCAAGGTTGGTTAGGAGGTCGCGACGCATCATAACGCTGGGGTGCACAAAAGGGGATTCCACGAACAAATCGCGCATGATGGTCTCGTGGTCGTGGAGTCCATTCTGCCAAGCCTCATAGGCCAGCATGCCCTGTTTCAGTGCAGTGCGGGGGAAGTGGCGGAAGGCGCAGGCCGTAAGTCCGATCTCCTGTTCGGTATCCAGCAGATTTGCTTGGACTTCCAAACGCCTGGGGTGGCATATGTCGTCCCCATCCATGCGGGCTATGAGGGGGGCGCGGCAGGCGGCCAATCCCTCGTTGAGCGCCGCAACCAAGCCGCCTCCCTCGCGCCGCAGGACGCATATGCGAGGGTCGCGAAGCGCTTCGGCGGTCAAGATGGCAGGTGTTGCGTCGGTCGAACCATCGTCAACAACAACCAGTTCCCAGTCGGTCTCCGTCTGTCGAAAAAGCGATTTAAGCGCGGCCGGCAGATATCGCGCCTCGTTGCGCACCGGCATGAGGATGGAAACTCGTGGCGGTCGGCTCATGGGTCTCAATGAAAATCCTGCCAGATGAGCTTGGCTGTGATAATCAGGACCATGGTAATGAATACCGGCCTGATAAAGCGCGTCCCCTTTCGTACGACCATGTGGGCACCGATGCGGGCGCCGACGAACTGGCCGGTCCCCATGATCAATCCTTCGCGCCAGAGCACGGAACCGCCAGCGATGAACACAATAAGCGAGATAACGTTGCTGGTGAAATTCATCACTTTAGTATAGCCGGTCGCCCTGGTCATATTGAATCCCAAGCCGAGCATGAGTGCCATTACCCAAAACGATCCGGTGCCTGGTCCAAGGAAACCGTCGTAAAAGCCCAGAATCAGGCCGGCCGCAAAAAAGAACGGGCTTGGTTTCAGACGGGGGTGGATATCCTCGTACCCCAACCGGGGGGTCGACAAGGTATAGAGCACAATGGCAACCAGCAGCCAAGGGATTATTTGGCGCAAAAGCCCGGGATCGAGCATCTGCACGGTAATGGTGCCAAGAACGGCCCCAATAGCCGTATAGGCGATCCCAATCCGACAGTCATTCAACCGAACAGTTCCGGAGCGGATAAAGGTCAACATGGCACTGCCCGAGCCGAAGCTCGCCTGGAGTTTGTTGGTGCCCAGTGCGATTTGGGGCGGCAAGCCGACTCCAAGTAGGACCGGGATCGTAATCAATCCACCTCCACCGGCAATGGAGTCGACCAGCCCGGCTATGAGGCCGGTAAGAAACAGAAGGGGCAGCAAAAACAAAGCGGGCATTGGTAATCTTTTCTGTTGCAGGAGGTATGCAGGGCGTGACGAGGTACGGCTTTGCAAGGGTTATTTTCGCGATTCCGGTCCGATTGTCAAGCTATTCCGACACCGTGAAAGTTTCCGTACCCCTCTATTTTGGGAATTCCTTGATGTGGCAGATGGCCGCTGGGACTATGGCGGTTCCGGCGGGACTGGGCCGGTTCCTCCGAGTACGACAGCAAATGCGCAGCAAAGGGAAACACAGTTAACGTTTTGCAAACAAATCGGCGTTTGTGGTATGCTTTTTCCAATGAAAAATATACGTAACCAAAATGGCTTTACCCTTTTAGCCGCGTTGATGATTGTGGTCATCATGGGGATAATGCTTAGTCTTGCTGCCCAGCCATGGAAGACGATCATGAAGCGCGAGCGCGAACAGGAACTGCTTTTCCGTGGTCTTCAGATCAGGAACGCCATCGCGGCTTGGAATGGCCAGCTTTCGTCAGATAAATCAAATAAGGCCGTCACTCCCTTGAATGACTTGAAAGAACTGCTGGATGATCAGCGGAGCCTTCAGAAAAAGAAGTACCTGCGACAGCTCTATAAAGACCCCATAACCGGTAAGGACTGGACTCTCATCAAGGATACGACCGGCGTGAAGGGGATTATCGGGGTGGCCAGCACCAGTGATCAGACTCCGCTCAAGACCTCTTTTTCGGAATACTCCGGCCTCGACGCCTTTGCCGGCAAAACAAAATACAGCCAATGGCGTTTTGTATACGGGACTGATCCGGGACCACCATCAACTCTAACAACGCCTTGAATGGGGCTGGACAGGTTTAGAGGGGTGTGTCGTTTGCACTTTCCATCTCGATATGGAAAGTGCTTCTAGAAAATCAAAAAAGTAAGCCGGGAAAAATGTTTTGAGTACAGATTCCGACAACCTGACGCTGGTCGGCACCAACTAGTAAGGAACCAATCTGCTGATGCTGCAAAACCACCAGAGCCTGGGCACTATCTAGCTGAATCTGGCTTCACAGACCGCTCAGGCGTTTCTGAGGCTAATCTGGGTATCCTCTCTCGGCAGATCACAGCTGAGGACACGATGGGATTGCGCTCACATGCAGTTAGGCGGTCAAAATTCACAGTAAAAGGGGTACTTGTTGATATCCACGGTATATTTCGGTATGGACTTTGTTTTAGCTTAAGCTAAAAATAATTTTGTCTGTAGTTGTACGGATCAATATCAATGGTAAAATCTCCAGAAAGTGACATTCTGCGGGACCATACTCATACTGCCCAATAAAACCTGCCCCTTTGCGAGATGGGACCTGAAAGCTGCGGGTCTTCGCTGCAGAAGATGGCCGAGCTGCCGAAGGATGTGCCTTCGCCCTGCTTGGCTATTTTTATATTCATAATCTTTGGTTCTGGCCCGCTGCCATGTGGCAAGGAGTCGGGAATCACACATTAACGCGTTTCCAATCAATATAAGGATCGTAACATGGAACACACTATCGAAATGCGCCACGTCTCTCTGGAATTACATGTAGAGTTTGATGACTTTACCACAACACTCGAACAATCGCTTGGCCGGTTTGGCGAGGCTCTTCTCAAAAATCTGGAGTCCGATCCCTCTTCAGTAGAGGAACGTCTTATGAAAGCGGCGGGAGAAGAGGGGCTGATGCTTTTCAATGTTCAGGATCATGGTAGACTTCTGAGTATCTACGGGACTCCTAAAAGGGCCAAGCAGTACGTTTTGGGAAATCCGCTCATTGCGGCCACGATGACGCGTCATGATATCAGAGCAGGGCTCTACGCGCCTCTAAGGCTCTTTGTCTATGAGGCGGATGACTTAGCGACGCGCATCGAATATGATCAGCCTTCCTCTCTTTTCGGACAGTTCCATAACCCGGAAGTTACGGCCGTAGCCCGGTCGCTCGATGCAAAATTGGCCAATTTGATTAACAAAGTTGAACTGATAGTTGCCGCCGTTCATGAAAAGTGACGACGGAAAGATTCCAGCGGCCATTAATCACTATTACCATGGAGTCGTTTGTCCACTTTTGCTAGCCCGACGCGGGCAGGTGCCGGGGCGCATGGGATGTCACCCCGGTGGAGCCGGAGTCCGTTTGCGGATGCCGCCTTACAATATGGGGATTCGCTGGATTGTCCACCGGGACTATGAAGCCACCCGCAGGGAATCTATGGCATTGTGATTGGCCTTGCCGGTGTCACCGACACGGATCCGAAGAAAGGGGAACAGATGCAACTGGGGATGATCGGATTGGGAAGGATGGGGGCTGACATGGTGCGGCGCCTGATGCGGGGAGGGCACGATTGCGTGGTCTATAACCGGAGTCCCGCGGCAGTGGCGGAGTTGGCGGGCGAAGGTGCTGCCGGAACGGCGTCCCTGGATGAGTTCGTTGCCCGGTTGGCCGCGCCCCGTGCGGTCTGGCTGATGGTGCCGGCTGCGGCGGTGGATGCCGCCATCGCGAGCATCGTGCCGTTGCTGGCACCGGGCGACATCTTGGTCGACGGCGGGAATTCCCACTATCACGATGATATCCGGCGGTGTGCGGAGTTGCAAAAGTTGGGAATCAGTTACCTGGACGTGGGAACCAGCGGCGGGGTTTGGGGGCTTGAACGCGGCTACTGTCTGATGATTGGTGGAGAGCAGGGCGCGGTGGCACGGTTAGAGCCGGTGTTTGCCACCCTGGCACCCGGCAATCGCGCCGCGCCGCCTACCCCTGGTCGCGAGGAGGACACCGGCACCGCCGAGCGGGGGTACCTGCACTGCGGGCCGAGCGGCGCGGGACACTTCGTCAAGATGGTACACAACGGTATCGAGTACGGATTGATGGCGGCTTATGCCGAAGGGTTCAACATCCTTCGCCGGGCCAATGCGGGAAACGAGGGGCAGGAGGCGGACGCCGAGACGGCCCCGTTGCGCCGTCCCGAGTTCTACCGGTATGACCTCAACCTCGCTGACATTGCCGAACTTTGGCGGCGAGGGAGCGTGGTCGCGTCCTGGCTCCTGGATCTCACCGCTCAGGCGCTGCTTGACAGTCCCGGGCTGGACGGGTTTGCGGGACGCGTCTCCGATTCCGGGGAGGGGCGCTGGACCGTCTCGGCAGCCATCGACGAGGGCGTCCCGGCCCCGGTTCTTTCCGCGGCTCTCTATGAACGGTTCAGCTCTCGCGGCGAGGCTGATTTTGCCGATCGGCTGCTCTCCGCCATGCGCTATCAGTTCGGCGGCCATCGGGAAAAAAACGCGGGGAAGGGGGAGTAATCATGCCGCATGCCGCGCCGCTCGAACCGACCATTCTGGTTATCTTCGGCGCTGGAGGAGACTTGACTTGGCGCAAGTTGATCCCGGCGCTCTACAACCTCTATCTCGATAGGCTCCTGCCCGAGCGGTTTGCCATTGTGGGGGTGGCCCGCAAACATCTGGACGACGGGGCGTTCCGCAGGCGCCTTCGGGAAGGGGTAGACCTTTTTTCCCGGCGCGGACCGGCGGACGAGGTTGATTGGGACCGGTTCAGCGCGCATGTTGCCTACCTCTCCGACGATCTCAACGATCCCGCATCCGGCCCGGCGCTCAGCCAGAGGCTGGAGGAGTTGGAACGGACTTGGGGAGTGAGGGCGAACCGGGTGTTCTACCTTGCCATCCCCCCGGAAATGGTGGAGGCCGCTGCAGCGCACCTGCAGCGGCTCGGCGTCTGCCGGGACTGCCAGCGTGACCGTTTGGTGGTGGAGAAGCCGTTCGGTCGGGACCTGGCAACGGCCGTGGCGCTGGATCGGCTTCTGAGCGGTATGTTTGCCGAGTCCCAGATGTACCGCATCGATCACTACCTCGGGAAGGAAACGGTGCAGAATATCCTCGCTTTCCGGTTTGCCAACTCGCTTTTTGAGCCGATCTGGAACCGGCGTTACATCGACCACGTGCAGATCACCGTCGCCGAAACGGTAGGGGTGGAGGAGCGGGGAGGGTACTATGATCGCTCCGGCGCGCTACGCGACATGGTGCAGAACCACCTGCTCCAGATTCTGTGCCTTATTGCCATGGAGCCGCCGATCTCATTCGATGCCGACGAGATCCGGAACAAAAAGGTAGACCTGCTGCGCGCCATACGGCCGATACGGGCCGAGGAGGTTCATTACTCCGCGGTGCGGGGGCAGTACGGCAAGGGCACAGTCAACGGTAGGGCGATGCCGGGATATCGGGAGGAACCGGGGATACCCTCTGGCTCCATCACCGAGACCTTTGCGGCATTCAAGCTCTACATCGACAATTGGCGCTGGCAGGGGGTGCCCTTCTACCTGCGTACCGGCAAGCGGATGCCTGCAAGGGTGTCGGAGGTTTCCATCCTCTTTCGTTCGGCCCCCCATCAGCCCTTTCCCGCGGCCGCAGTGGAGAACTGGCAGCCCAACCGCCTGGTTATCCGTATCCAGCCCGAGGAGGGGATAGTTACCCGTATTCAGGCCAAACAGCCGGGTACCCGGCTCCAGCTTGGTCCAGTGGACATGCAGTTCCGCTACCAGGACGCATTCAGCGTCGCGCCGCCTGAAGCATACGAAACATTGCTCCTGGACGTGATCCGAGGCGACGCCACCCTGTTTATGCGGGCCGACCAAGTGGAGTGCGCCTGGAAGATTGTCGCGCCGGTGCTGGACGCTTGGGAGTCGGTGCCACCTGGCGATTTTCCCAATTACCCCGCCGGGAGCTGGGGGCCGGAGGCCGCCGAACTCCTCATCGCCCACGAAGGTCACAGCTGGCTGCAGCACACGCTGCAGGAGGATCGAAAATGATTTTGGTCTATCCGGACCTGGAGGCCCTGAGTCGGGCCGCCGCCGACCTGTTCGCGGAGCGGGTGGGGAATGCCATCGCAGACCACGGCCGTTGCGCCATTCTCCTCGCCGGTGGTGAAACCCCGCGTCGTACCTATGAACTCCTCGCCGATGAACCGCTACGGAGCCGGGTACCGTGGGGGAGGCTGCATCTTTTCTGGGGGGATGAACGCTCGGTTGCGTCGGATGACCCCCGGAGCAATGCCCAGATGGTCCGACGGGCGTTGCTCGACCGGGTACCGGTCCCGGCGGGACAGGTACATCCCATCCCCGGTGACCGCGACCCCAGGCAGTCCGCGGATGAGTACGAGGAGTTGCTGCACCGGTTTTTCGCCGGGGCTCCACCACGGTTCGATCTGGTGGTGCTGGGGCTCGGGGATGACGGGCACACGGCATCTCTCTTCCCCGACTCGCCGGTCCTGGAGGAAAGGGAACGTTGGGCCTCGGCCACCCGGCGGGCCGGAGAGGAAATCGGCAGGGTCACCCTGACGGTACCCCTTATCAATCAGGCGGAACTGGTCGTCTTTCTCGTGGCGGGCGACGATAAGGCCACAATCCTTCGCGAGGTGTTGGAAGAATATCCTGATCCCCGCAGTCGGCCCGCCAGGATGATCAGGCCGGAGCAGGGCGAACTCCGCTGGCTGGTGGACGCTTCTGCGGCCCGACTGTTGCACCGCACAGGTAAAAATGGCAACCTGGCACATTAAAACGAGGAATATCATTTCAAGGGAGACATACAGATGACCGAATCGGCGTCAGACACCCCCCTCACCAGCCTGTCCGCTTGGCAGGCTCTGCAGACCCACCACAAGACCATTGGCGATGTTCACCTCAGGCAACTCTTCGCTGATGATCCGGTCAGGGGGGAACGGTTGGTGCTGGAGGCGGTGGGACTCTATGTGGATTTTTCCAAGCACCGGATCACAGACGAGACGCTCAGGCTTCTGGTGAAACTGGCCGACGAGTCCGGGCTGCGGTCGAAGATCGATGCCATGTTCGCCGGCAAACGCATCAACGTGACGGAAAACCGGGCTGTGCTCCATACGGCGTTGCGGGCGCCGCGGGGTGCGGCTGTTATGGTTGACGGCGGGAACGTGGTGCCGGGTGTCCACGAGGTGCTCGACCGCATGGCCGAATTTGCTGATCGGGTCCGGGACGGCGTCTGGACCGGCCATACCGGTCGGCGTATCAAGAACGTCGTCAATATCGGCATCGGCGGTTCCGACCTGGGGCCGGTGATGGCCTACGAGGCGCTGCGCCACTACAGCCGGCGGGAGATGATCTTTCGCTTCGTTTCCAACGTGGACGGTACGGACTTTGCCGAGGCGACGCTGGACCTGGACCCGGCCGAAACCCTCTTTATCGTGTCGTCCAAGACCTTCACCACCCAGGAAACCATGACCAACGCCCGAACCGCCCGCTCGTGGCTGGTCCAGGGGCTGGAGGACGAGACGGCTGTTTCCCGGCACTTCGTCGCGGTCTCCACCAACAGGTCAGAGGTGAGTGCCTTCGGTATCGACCCGGCCAACATGTTCGGCTTCTGGGACTGGGTTGGCGGTCGTTATTCCATGGATTCCGCCATCGGGCTCTCCACCATGCTCGCCGTGGGGCCGGAAAACTTCCGGGCGCTTCTGGCCGGATTCCATGCCATGGACGAACATTTTCGCACCGTTCCCTTCGAGCGGAACCTGCCCGTGCTTATGGGGCTTTTGACGGTGTGGTACGCCGACTTTTTTGGAGCCCGGACGGTGGCGGTCCTACCCTACGACCAGTACCTGAAGCGTTTTCCCGCCTACCTCCAGCAGTTGACCATGGAGAGTAACGGCAAGGGGGTCACCCTTGCCGGGGTACCGGTGGATTATGACACGAGCCCTGTCTTCTGGGGGGAGCCGGGGACCAACGGTCAACACTCCTTTTACCAGTTGATTCACCAGGGGACTCATCTTATCCCTTGCGATTTCATTGGGTTCTGTCGTTCCCTGAACCCCTTGGGCTCTCATCACGACCTCCTGATGTCCAATGTCTTCGCCCAGGGCGAAGCGTTGGCATTTGGCAAGGATGCAGACCAAGTCCGTGCAGAGGGGACTCCGGAGTGGCTCGTGCCACACCGAACCTTTGCCGGGAACCGCCCCTCCACCACCATGCTGGCGGAGGAACTTACGCCGGGCATCCTCGGCTCACTGGTGGCCCTTTATGAACATAGTGTATTCACTCAGGGGGCGATCTGGCAGATCGACTCCTTTGACCAGTGGGGGGTGGAGTTGGGGAAATCCCTAGCCCAGAGGATCATCCCCGAACTTGGCTCCGATGAACCGCACCTCGGCCACGACAGTTCCACCAACGCTTTGATCCGCCGCTACCGGCGGCAGAGATAGTGAAACCATTATGGACGTTCTTTCCGCAAACTGGGCTGGTATATAGGGAGGAATACACAAGGGCGAGAAGGTTTCCAGATTTTTGGTGTAGAACTGAAAAAGGAACGCGACTTTTAAAGTCGTGTTCCTTTTGGTTTGAAGCACATAAGTGCTTATTTTGGCGCGCTTGGAGAGATTCGAACTCCCGACCTACGGATTCGTAGTCCGTTGCTCTATCCAGCTGAGCTACAAGCGCAAAGCGTTGCGTAAGGGGTGTGTCCCCTTGAAGATAGTGGTGCCCAGGGACGGAATCGAACCGCCGACACGAGGATTTTCAGTCCTCTGCTCTACCGACTGAGCTACCTGGGCGCAAAAGGATTTTTTATATACCCCGAATTGGTTTCTGCTGTCAACGAAAAACTGTCCAGTTTTCGGGTCTGTCTTAGTATTACTTGTTTTCAGCCTGCTGAACCCGGATAGGGACATAGTTGCAGAAGGGCTCTTCAGCCATATAATCTCCATGGACAGCATCCGCCCTGGCTCGGCAACCGCCGCAGACATTGATGTATTCGCATTGCCCGCATTTGCCCTTGTACGCTTTGAAATTGCGGAGATCGCGGAATATCTCCGAATTTTCCCAGATCTCGCGGAAGGGGGTTTGCTTGACATTACCGGCTACTCGATGGAAGTAGGAGCAGGGCTTGACATTACCGAAACAGTCGATCAGGCAGATGGTCTGGGCTGCTATGCAAC
Encoded proteins:
- the gnd gene encoding phosphogluconate dehydrogenase (NAD(+)-dependent, decarboxylating); protein product: MQLGMIGLGRMGADMVRRLMRGGHDCVVYNRSPAAVAELAGEGAAGTASLDEFVARLAAPRAVWLMVPAAAVDAAIASIVPLLAPGDILVDGGNSHYHDDIRRCAELQKLGISYLDVGTSGGVWGLERGYCLMIGGEQGAVARLEPVFATLAPGNRAAPPTPGREEDTGTAERGYLHCGPSGAGHFVKMVHNGIEYGLMAAYAEGFNILRRANAGNEGQEADAETAPLRRPEFYRYDLNLADIAELWRRGSVVASWLLDLTAQALLDSPGLDGFAGRVSDSGEGRWTVSAAIDEGVPAPVLSAALYERFSSRGEADFADRLLSAMRYQFGGHREKNAGKGE
- a CDS encoding DUF2288 domain-containing protein; protein product: MKLSKEDLALSIDEAEWNWLRAHLERGGIILVADSLDLADAALRVADDDTEIIADWISAGMIGKPTESQIHAWDGNRHKKFAMLIVSPYVLIQEKTPTFH
- the pgl gene encoding 6-phosphogluconolactonase; translated protein: MILVYPDLEALSRAAADLFAERVGNAIADHGRCAILLAGGETPRRTYELLADEPLRSRVPWGRLHLFWGDERSVASDDPRSNAQMVRRALLDRVPVPAGQVHPIPGDRDPRQSADEYEELLHRFFAGAPPRFDLVVLGLGDDGHTASLFPDSPVLEERERWASATRRAGEEIGRVTLTVPLINQAELVVFLVAGDDKATILREVLEEYPDPRSRPARMIRPEQGELRWLVDASAARLLHRTGKNGNLAH
- the zwf gene encoding glucose-6-phosphate dehydrogenase, which translates into the protein MPHAAPLEPTILVIFGAGGDLTWRKLIPALYNLYLDRLLPERFAIVGVARKHLDDGAFRRRLREGVDLFSRRGPADEVDWDRFSAHVAYLSDDLNDPASGPALSQRLEELERTWGVRANRVFYLAIPPEMVEAAAAHLQRLGVCRDCQRDRLVVEKPFGRDLATAVALDRLLSGMFAESQMYRIDHYLGKETVQNILAFRFANSLFEPIWNRRYIDHVQITVAETVGVEERGGYYDRSGALRDMVQNHLLQILCLIAMEPPISFDADEIRNKKVDLLRAIRPIRAEEVHYSAVRGQYGKGTVNGRAMPGYREEPGIPSGSITETFAAFKLYIDNWRWQGVPFYLRTGKRMPARVSEVSILFRSAPHQPFPAAAVENWQPNRLVIRIQPEEGIVTRIQAKQPGTRLQLGPVDMQFRYQDAFSVAPPEAYETLLLDVIRGDATLFMRADQVECAWKIVAPVLDAWESVPPGDFPNYPAGSWGPEAAELLIAHEGHSWLQHTLQEDRK
- a CDS encoding glycosyltransferase family 2 protein; this translates as MSRPPRVSILMPVRNEARYLPAALKSLFRQTETDWELVVVDDGSTDATPAILTAEALRDPRICVLRREGGGLVAALNEGLAACRAPLIARMDGDDICHPRRLEVQANLLDTEQEIGLTACAFRHFPRTALKQGMLAYEAWQNGLHDHETIMRDLFVESPFVHPSVMMRRDLLTNLGGYRDCGWPEDYDLWLRMAAAGTRFSRLAQALFFWRDHPDRATRTMGEYAANAFRACKLDHLISGFLAGRRTLIMAGAGQEGRAWQRLLMTKGIEVSCWLDVDPRKIGRQLHGAPVIHPHQLRLSGEMMLVAIGVRGAREEFRQLVQPMGLREGLDFICVA
- a CDS encoding type II secretion system protein, with product MADGRWDYGGSGGTGPVPPSTTANAQQRETQLTFCKQIGVCGMLFPMKNIRNQNGFTLLAALMIVVIMGIMLSLAAQPWKTIMKREREQELLFRGLQIRNAIAAWNGQLSSDKSNKAVTPLNDLKELLDDQRSLQKKKYLRQLYKDPITGKDWTLIKDTTGVKGIIGVASTSDQTPLKTSFSEYSGLDAFAGKTKYSQWRFVYGTDPGPPSTLTTP
- a CDS encoding TSUP family transporter translates to MPALFLLPLLFLTGLIAGLVDSIAGGGGLITIPVLLGVGLPPQIALGTNKLQASFGSGSAMLTFIRSGTVRLNDCRIGIAYTAIGAVLGTITVQMLDPGLLRQIIPWLLVAIVLYTLSTPRLGYEDIHPRLKPSPFFFAAGLILGFYDGFLGPGTGSFWVMALMLGLGFNMTRATGYTKVMNFTSNVISLIVFIAGGSVLWREGLIMGTGQFVGARIGAHMVVRKGTRFIRPVFITMVLIITAKLIWQDFH
- a CDS encoding NADH-quinone oxidoreductase subunit N; the protein is MDMITIPAVSMTPILPEIFLSALAMALLLINVFVPSKQKSYLGYISFIGVVVAAILVGAGWGGPAESSFSGSVVQDNFATFFKMIFLVSAGLAILISDQYMEREGCNHGELYPLILFTVVGMMLMAAGTDLMTIFLGLEVMSVALYVLAGFNRANTKSNEAGLKYFLLGCFSTGFLLYGMALTYGATGTTRIAKIAAIVGQMTVPSANIMLVAGMLLMLTGFAFKVAAAPFHMWTPDVYEGAPTPMTAFMSAGPKAAGFAAALRIFLVALPTLQVEWSQVLWVLAVLTMTVGNITALRQDNIKRMLAYSSIAHAGYALVGFAAGNGTGTAGILFYMLSYAFMNIGAFAVIILIGKKGESNGSVMDFAGLGFKHPVLAVAMSVFLFSLAGMPPTAGFIGKFYLFSGAIQKGYIGLAIIGVLNSAASVYYYLRVMVYMYMKEPTEDFEWTRVSAPIALSLLISVAGSLIPGIVPSVILQFAEQAIKLI
- a CDS encoding DUF302 domain-containing protein; translation: MEHTIEMRHVSLELHVEFDDFTTTLEQSLGRFGEALLKNLESDPSSVEERLMKAAGEEGLMLFNVQDHGRLLSIYGTPKRAKQYVLGNPLIAATMTRHDIRAGLYAPLRLFVYEADDLATRIEYDQPSSLFGQFHNPEVTAVARSLDAKLANLINKVELIVAAVHEK